From the Leptolyngbya sp. O-77 genome, one window contains:
- a CDS encoding class I SAM-dependent methyltransferase — MTEPFPFYQGYDCYRARYPKGAIAQILSGITNRPIVAADIGAGTGIGSRQLADQGVQVIAVEPGAEMRNGAVPYDGVNFVEGTAEQVPLETASVDLVTSFQAFHWFDFAQSLKEFHRILKPDGRLALVWNFWNQQDAVSQTYTKYLYQASQPADKYLKPIEKLSLKGGLNALRYQLFWYGVYLPYFKNLRRYIFTFEQFLDLEGLIGLARSQGFTPQSRAELAKLEAKLADLCDRHSNPQGQVRLLYTTHLYLAYRN, encoded by the coding sequence ATGACTGAACCATTTCCGTTTTATCAGGGGTATGACTGCTATCGTGCTCGCTATCCGAAGGGGGCGATCGCCCAAATCCTTTCTGGCATAACCAACCGTCCCATCGTTGCTGCTGACATCGGGGCCGGGACAGGCATTGGCTCCCGGCAACTGGCAGACCAAGGAGTGCAGGTGATTGCGGTGGAACCGGGGGCTGAGATGCGGAATGGGGCAGTTCCCTACGATGGTGTGAACTTTGTGGAAGGGACTGCTGAGCAGGTGCCACTGGAAACTGCATCGGTCGATTTAGTCACCTCTTTCCAGGCGTTTCACTGGTTCGACTTTGCCCAAAGCCTGAAGGAATTCCACCGCATCCTCAAGCCCGATGGCCGTTTGGCGCTGGTTTGGAACTTCTGGAACCAGCAGGATGCTGTTTCTCAGACTTACACAAAATACCTTTACCAGGCATCTCAACCGGCAGATAAGTATCTGAAACCAATTGAAAAACTTTCCCTTAAAGGCGGACTTAATGCCCTCCGCTACCAGCTTTTTTGGTACGGCGTTTACTTGCCTTACTTTAAGAATCTGCGGCGCTACATCTTCACCTTTGAGCAGTTTCTAGATCTGGAAGGGTTGATTGGACTGGCTCGTAGCCAGGGGTTTACGCCACAGTCGAGGGCGGAGTTGGCAAAGCTGGAGGCAAAGCTGGCGGATCTGTGCGATCGCCATTCTAACCCCCAGGGACAGGTGCGCCTGCTCTACACAACCCACCTTTATCTGGCCTACAGGAACTGA
- a CDS encoding tetratricopeptide repeat protein, with amino-acid sequence MPQYSSAEDYYQAGLAALDDWSTRQDAIALFQQAVELDPEHLDAWYALAKQQQEAADYAGALAACDRILTLNPDHSQAWACRAAALHDLQRFAEAIDSYERALAGFADLPDVELLDHCSLWANRGSLLAHLGRPEDAIASYDEAIALLEAEDDPENDQTLGSYYGDKGNILFSLERYVEAIDTYNQAVFLEATAQENRYKAYVRLGREQELLDAYDQQLSEFPEADNSPNQYGETPDWIWRQKGDVLMQAERYEEALVAYQKAFELNPDCHDLAVNDALGKLNYPEHEVFALLLENYDRALGNYPDNAQLWYKRAMLLSTQPNQAEAALESFDRSLAIDSSDVGCWYNRALLLTKLQRLEEAVISYERALAIDPDNESCWHNQALLLEQLGRYEEALNCYDRLLDIYSRTKPPKAASWVRDKQTELLRRIERREDHS; translated from the coding sequence TTGCCACAGTACTCAAGCGCTGAGGACTATTATCAGGCCGGGTTAGCCGCGTTAGACGATTGGTCTACCCGCCAGGACGCGATCGCCCTGTTTCAGCAGGCGGTTGAGCTAGACCCCGAACACCTGGATGCCTGGTACGCGCTAGCCAAACAGCAGCAGGAAGCCGCAGACTATGCTGGAGCGTTGGCTGCCTGCGATCGCATCCTCACCCTCAACCCAGACCATAGCCAAGCCTGGGCTTGCCGAGCGGCAGCACTGCATGACCTCCAACGGTTTGCAGAAGCCATCGATAGCTACGAACGGGCACTTGCAGGGTTTGCTGATTTACCAGATGTTGAGTTGTTGGACCACTGTAGTCTGTGGGCAAACCGGGGGAGTCTCTTGGCTCACCTAGGACGACCAGAAGACGCGATCGCCAGCTATGACGAGGCGATCGCCCTTTTAGAGGCAGAAGACGATCCAGAAAACGATCAGACATTGGGGTCTTATTACGGAGACAAGGGCAATATCCTTTTCAGCCTGGAGCGATATGTAGAGGCCATTGATACCTACAACCAAGCGGTCTTTCTAGAGGCAACCGCCCAGGAAAATCGCTATAAAGCCTATGTTCGTTTAGGGCGAGAACAGGAACTTCTGGATGCCTATGATCAGCAGCTCAGCGAATTTCCTGAAGCTGATAATAGCCCTAACCAATATGGCGAAACTCCAGACTGGATCTGGAGACAAAAAGGCGATGTTTTGATGCAAGCTGAGCGTTATGAAGAAGCGCTTGTGGCCTATCAAAAAGCCTTTGAGTTGAACCCCGATTGCCATGATTTGGCGGTTAATGATGCCTTAGGCAAGTTGAACTACCCAGAGCATGAAGTCTTTGCGCTGCTATTGGAAAACTATGACCGGGCTTTAGGAAACTATCCGGACAATGCCCAACTCTGGTACAAACGAGCGATGTTGCTCAGCACGCAACCGAATCAAGCAGAAGCAGCCCTAGAAAGTTTTGACCGTTCTTTAGCCATTGATTCCAGTGATGTGGGTTGCTGGTATAACCGGGCATTGCTGCTAACCAAACTGCAACGGCTGGAAGAGGCTGTCATCAGCTATGAACGGGCACTGGCGATCGACCCCGACAATGAGAGCTGCTGGCACAATCAAGCCCTCCTTTTGGAGCAACTCGGGCGATACGAAGAGGCTTTGAACTGCTACGACAGACTCCTCGACATTTACTCCCGCACCAAACCGCCCAAAGCGGCTTCCTGGGTACGCGATAAACAAACTGAACTCCTAAGACGGATCGAACGCAGGGAAGACCACTCATGA
- a CDS encoding M48 family metallopeptidase: MIDFLLHQFGNLRRRWLYGLMAGVMATGLIVLSPSPSHSQTVPRWLELLIRGAQIVQISNMSERQELELGRQINQQLLTQQFRLYRNSTVSEYVNRVGQGLVPHSDRPQIPYTFQVVESNQINAFATMGGYVYVTTALLQAMDNEAELAGVLGHEIGHIASRHSVEQLRDRAIAAGAARAAGLDRNTAVALGVELAINRPNSRRDEYEADERGLNNMIRAGYAPIGLVSFMEKLQQRGGSVPTFLSTHPNSGERAARLRQMVDEAALTQGRGLDTADYRNQIRPLVR, from the coding sequence ATGATTGACTTTCTCCTTCACCAATTTGGCAATCTGCGCCGCCGCTGGCTCTATGGGTTGATGGCAGGCGTGATGGCAACGGGGCTGATTGTGCTTAGCCCTTCGCCGTCTCATTCGCAAACCGTGCCGCGCTGGCTGGAACTGCTGATTCGCGGGGCGCAAATTGTTCAAATCTCCAATATGTCGGAGCGGCAAGAGTTGGAGCTAGGTCGGCAGATCAACCAGCAATTGTTGACGCAGCAGTTTCGGCTTTATCGGAATTCGACGGTTTCTGAATACGTTAACCGCGTGGGACAGGGCCTCGTGCCCCACAGCGATCGCCCCCAGATTCCCTATACCTTCCAGGTGGTCGAGAGCAATCAGATTAATGCCTTTGCCACAATGGGCGGCTATGTCTACGTCACCACTGCACTGCTGCAAGCAATGGACAACGAGGCTGAGCTAGCGGGCGTATTGGGGCATGAGATTGGGCATATTGCCTCGCGCCACTCGGTCGAACAGTTGCGCGATCGGGCGATCGCCGCTGGGGCTGCCCGTGCTGCCGGACTGGACCGCAACACGGCCGTCGCCCTGGGTGTGGAACTCGCCATCAACCGGCCCAACAGCCGCCGCGACGAATACGAAGCCGACGAGCGCGGCCTAAACAACATGATCCGCGCTGGCTATGCCCCGATTGGCCTGGTCAGCTTTATGGAAAAACTCCAGCAGCGGGGCGGCTCGGTGCCCACCTTCCTCAGCACCCACCCCAACTCTGGGGAACGCGCTGCCCGCCTGCGGCAGATGGTAGATGAAGCCGCCCTCACCCAGGGCAGAGGGCTAGACACTGCCGACTATCGCAACCAGATTCGTCCACTCGTGCGCTAA
- a CDS encoding type II toxin-antitoxin system VapB family antitoxin has product MKITLNLDETLVNEALQLTNVATQEELINLALQELVRSRRRKNLLDLAGQIQFATDFDHKALRETRHVAD; this is encoded by the coding sequence ATGAAAATTACCCTCAATCTTGACGAAACCCTTGTGAACGAAGCACTCCAACTCACTAACGTTGCGACTCAGGAAGAACTCATCAACCTTGCACTGCAAGAACTGGTGCGATCGCGTCGCAGGAAAAACCTGCTCGATTTAGCAGGACAAATTCAGTTTGCGACGGATTTTGATCACAAAGCTCTGCGTGAAACTCGTCATGTTGCTGATTGA
- a CDS encoding AraC family transcriptional regulator, which produces MPKLPALLDYHQGLEYDKLLPSPPLLLSQGHWQGVVLEHHDAPPWEFPECCASHHHIGVLLGSWHGERWIDGRHRSEMAPRGSLSIIPASLPFASRWQSRSQAIVLALDPFLLRTVAHEAVGCDRIELNFCWLHDGDAFVSQILHLLKADTESGHPIGPIYGDSLTTALIVHLLKQYVTRPPLLPVYTGGIPRYRLIPVLEYIDAHLQHSISLQDLANIAGMSQYYFCRMFRQTMGIAPFQYVRQQRLEKAKTLLQQPHLSILEVGLQCGFISPSHFTRQFHQTVGVTPTAYRKAVLP; this is translated from the coding sequence GTGCCGAAGTTGCCTGCCTTGCTCGATTATCATCAAGGGCTTGAGTACGACAAACTGTTACCATCCCCGCCGTTGCTGCTCAGCCAGGGGCACTGGCAAGGGGTAGTGTTGGAACACCATGACGCGCCTCCTTGGGAGTTCCCCGAATGTTGTGCCTCCCACCATCACATCGGCGTGCTGCTGGGTTCCTGGCACGGAGAACGGTGGATTGACGGTCGTCACCGTTCAGAAATGGCTCCTAGAGGCAGTCTCTCCATCATTCCAGCTAGCTTACCCTTTGCCTCGCGCTGGCAGAGTCGATCGCAGGCGATTGTGCTGGCGTTAGATCCATTTTTATTGAGGACGGTGGCCCATGAGGCGGTGGGGTGCGATCGCATCGAACTCAACTTTTGCTGGTTGCACGATGGCGATGCCTTCGTCAGCCAGATTTTACACCTACTCAAGGCCGATACAGAGTCTGGTCACCCCATCGGGCCGATCTATGGAGATTCTCTAACCACGGCTTTGATCGTCCATTTACTCAAGCAGTACGTAACGCGACCACCTCTGTTGCCAGTCTATACCGGAGGCATCCCTCGATACAGATTAATCCCTGTGTTGGAATACATCGACGCCCATCTGCAACACTCTATCAGCTTGCAGGACTTAGCCAACATTGCTGGGATGAGTCAGTACTACTTCTGCCGCATGTTTCGACAAACAATGGGAATCGCCCCATTTCAGTATGTTCGCCAGCAGCGCCTTGAAAAGGCAAAAACATTGCTTCAGCAACCCCACCTGAGTATTTTAGAGGTGGGGCTACAATGTGGGTTTATTAGTCCTAGCCACTTTACTCGACAGTTTCACCAAACGGTTGGAGTAACGCCAACAGCTTACCGCAAGGCTGTTTTACCCTAG
- a CDS encoding HNH endonuclease, producing the protein MPISDEVRQAIRERANYICEYCHSPERLSANRFTIDHVIPKSLGGSDALDNLALACRRCNERRYNFVAGIDPETQEIVPIFNPRKQKWAEHFVWQDKGVVIGGTTPIGRATCLRLDLNDTCYPEEDSIRATRRFWIQTGLHPPAGDPCQA; encoded by the coding sequence ATGCCGATCAGTGATGAAGTCAGACAGGCTATTCGAGAGCGTGCTAACTATATCTGCGAGTATTGTCACTCTCCAGAACGGTTGAGTGCTAATCGGTTTACTATTGATCATGTCATCCCAAAATCTTTGGGGGGTTCCGACGCACTCGACAATCTTGCGCTGGCATGTCGTCGTTGCAACGAGAGGCGTTACAATTTTGTGGCTGGTATCGATCCAGAGACTCAAGAGATTGTTCCCATTTTCAATCCCCGCAAACAAAAATGGGCAGAGCATTTTGTTTGGCAAGATAAGGGCGTTGTCATAGGAGGAACTACACCCATTGGTCGCGCAACTTGCTTACGGCTTGATTTGAATGATACCTGTTATCCAGAGGAAGATTCTATTCGAGCAACCAGACGATTTTGGATACAAACCGGATTACACCCTCCAGCAGGTGATCCGTGTCAAGCTTGA
- a CDS encoding PIN domain nuclease, protein MLLIDTSVWISVFRDRSGQVRQQLEALIADREVLITRFTQLELLQGSLNEQEWNLLSTYLETQDYAELTHQSWQAAARIYFDLRRQGLTVRSPIDCCIAQVALENNLLLIHSDRDFETIDQVRPLQNLRFQP, encoded by the coding sequence ATGTTGCTGATTGATACCTCCGTTTGGATCAGCGTCTTCCGCGATCGTAGTGGTCAGGTTCGCCAGCAGCTTGAAGCTCTGATTGCTGATCGAGAAGTTCTAATTACTCGATTTACTCAGCTTGAGTTGCTTCAGGGAAGTCTAAATGAGCAGGAATGGAATCTTCTCTCCACTTATCTTGAAACACAGGATTACGCCGAGCTGACTCATCAGTCTTGGCAGGCAGCAGCCCGCATCTACTTTGATCTACGTCGCCAAGGACTTACCGTTCGTAGCCCAATCGATTGCTGTATCGCTCAAGTAGCATTGGAAAATAATTTACTTCTGATTCATAGCGATCGTGACTTTGAAACCATTGACCAAGTGCGTCCCCTTCAAAATCTTCGTTTCCAGCCTTGA
- a CDS encoding ATP-dependent Clp protease adaptor ClpS — MIWFISLVGLLLLICVIDAIKFEWDHSEPDPLAQSRQRWRQQRNRTQRILTQGGPQSLAEYLEIFPDACPRCGGRHLYESLAIRRSFITLLLRNRKPKHSWVCTRCGHNNFANKPVQPLQNLRLVTSPYLSAEAAQAIPEWFWEHPPVVPVYLHNDDTTTMEFVVEVLEQVFELPKDLAIQCMIYTHQLGRNFVVALPFEEAQKKVAIAHQRSKGKNYPLRFTVENEWT, encoded by the coding sequence ATGATCTGGTTTATCAGTCTGGTTGGTCTGTTGCTGCTGATTTGTGTGATAGATGCCATCAAATTTGAGTGGGACCACTCGGAACCTGACCCATTGGCTCAATCAAGACAGCGTTGGCGGCAACAACGCAATCGCACTCAGCGCATTCTGACTCAAGGCGGTCCCCAATCCCTGGCAGAATACCTAGAAATTTTCCCCGATGCCTGCCCTCGTTGCGGCGGACGCCACCTTTACGAAAGCCTTGCGATTCGACGGTCTTTTATCACCCTACTGCTGAGAAACCGCAAACCAAAGCACTCCTGGGTTTGTACTCGTTGCGGACACAACAATTTCGCTAACAAACCTGTGCAACCTTTGCAAAACCTCCGGTTGGTCACTTCTCCATATCTGTCGGCAGAAGCAGCCCAAGCCATCCCGGAGTGGTTCTGGGAGCATCCCCCGGTGGTTCCGGTTTATCTACACAACGATGACACGACGACGATGGAATTTGTCGTGGAAGTGCTGGAGCAGGTGTTTGAACTGCCGAAGGATCTGGCAATTCAATGCATGATTTATACCCATCAACTGGGGCGAAATTTTGTCGTTGCACTGCCCTTTGAGGAAGCCCAGAAGAAAGTTGCGATCGCTCACCAGCGCAGTAAAGGGAAAAACTACCCCCTGCGCTTCACTGTTGAAAATGAGTGGACATAA
- a CDS encoding transposase, protein METILGHAQALVYTLLSLMPSAYQRDSLQAMLGLFLEAQGQPSPQHSLIKSGSALSRFLNEYAWPTRQVVRVVRRQIVQQLLQSAPKGRRPWLQVVVDLTTLEKCGKFKAFASLIRVLQGKRGLHLVVLYLVVGECRVPWSFRVWRGKHQRTAVQLAIRLIGSLPPALTSAFRVVILADTAFGSVAFLKAMRKRRYSVIVGVRCDRKLADGRCVSKLVKKGQQVRLEGLNFPVTISWLYLKRDGQLEKRFVLSTRPLKGSTITWWGRRRWSIEGFFKTIKHRFGLHRFAQQTLKGVYRWLMLCFLSFVLVHWVHRATHAKATPDWKVAATAALDALFPEVAACLALLQVERARSLLDSLGIAVHFVHLAELKT, encoded by the coding sequence GTGGAAACCATTCTTGGACACGCCCAAGCGTTAGTCTACACCCTGCTCAGCCTGATGCCGAGTGCCTACCAAAGAGACAGCCTGCAAGCGATGCTGGGGTTGTTCCTAGAAGCTCAAGGGCAACCCTCGCCGCAACACAGTTTGATTAAGTCGGGTAGTGCGTTGAGCCGATTTCTCAACGAGTATGCCTGGCCCACCCGCCAAGTCGTGCGCGTGGTGCGACGGCAGATCGTGCAGCAACTGTTGCAGTCTGCTCCCAAAGGTCGCCGTCCCTGGTTGCAGGTGGTGGTGGATCTGACGACGTTGGAGAAATGCGGCAAGTTCAAAGCGTTTGCATCGCTGATTCGTGTGCTGCAAGGCAAGCGAGGATTGCATCTGGTGGTGCTGTATCTGGTGGTTGGAGAGTGTCGAGTGCCCTGGAGTTTTCGGGTCTGGCGTGGCAAACATCAGCGGACTGCGGTGCAGTTGGCGATTCGCTTAATAGGTAGCTTGCCCCCTGCGTTAACGAGCGCCTTCCGGGTGGTCATTCTGGCAGACACCGCCTTTGGCAGCGTGGCATTCCTCAAAGCGATGCGAAAGCGCCGTTACTCGGTAATTGTCGGGGTGCGGTGTGACCGCAAACTGGCTGATGGTCGCTGTGTGAGCAAACTGGTGAAAAAAGGGCAACAGGTGCGCTTAGAGGGACTGAACTTCCCGGTGACGATTTCTTGGCTTTACCTCAAACGCGACGGCCAGTTGGAGAAACGCTTTGTCCTCTCGACTCGTCCCCTCAAAGGCAGCACCATCACTTGGTGGGGGCGTAGACGATGGAGCATTGAGGGATTTTTCAAAACCATCAAACATCGCTTTGGGTTGCATCGCTTTGCTCAGCAGACGCTCAAGGGCGTATATCGCTGGTTGATGTTGTGTTTCCTCAGCTTTGTGCTGGTTCATTGGGTTCACCGCGCAACTCACGCCAAAGCGACCCCTGATTGGAAAGTCGCTGCAACTGCTGCATTAGACGCCTTGTTCCCGGAAGTCGCAGCTTGTTTAGCGCTGCTTCAAGTTGAGCGAGCGCGATCCCTGCTCGATTCACTCGGTATTGCGGTGCACTTTGTCCACCTCGCTGAGCTAAAAACGTAG
- a CDS encoding restriction endonuclease, with amino-acid sequence MQDVSIPTIQALQILGGSGTTEEIYDQVAQILKLPDEVLEIPHGSSSQSEVEYRLTWSRTYLKKYGLLQNSARGVWSLLSTTINLNDLDPKEIVKTVRDAEKSKVVPSDPTTETVESIETLEELAWHQQLHKMLLELEPSAFERLAQRLLRESGFIQVQVTGKSGDGGIDGVGIARINGFLSFHVLFQCKRYQGSVTAGQIRDFRGAMQGRTDKGLLITTGTFTRDAIKEATRDGAPPIDLIDGEQLVQRLKELGLGVKITMIESVEVDTAWFAKI; translated from the coding sequence GTGCAAGATGTAAGTATACCCACAATTCAGGCTCTACAAATTCTGGGTGGGTCTGGTACAACTGAGGAGATTTATGACCAAGTGGCGCAAATCCTCAAGTTGCCAGATGAAGTGCTTGAAATCCCACATGGAAGTAGCTCACAAAGTGAAGTTGAGTACCGTCTTACATGGAGTCGTACCTATTTGAAGAAATATGGACTTTTGCAGAATTCGGCACGGGGAGTATGGTCGTTGTTGTCAACCACTATCAATCTTAATGACTTAGATCCCAAAGAAATTGTCAAAACTGTTCGAGATGCAGAAAAGAGCAAGGTTGTTCCTTCAGATCCAACCACCGAGACCGTTGAATCAATCGAAACCCTGGAAGAACTCGCATGGCATCAACAGTTACATAAAATGCTTCTAGAGCTTGAACCGTCTGCATTTGAGCGTTTGGCACAACGCCTACTGCGTGAATCGGGTTTTATCCAAGTTCAAGTTACTGGAAAATCTGGCGACGGTGGCATTGATGGAGTCGGCATTGCCCGCATCAACGGCTTCTTGAGCTTCCATGTTCTTTTTCAATGTAAGCGTTATCAAGGATCAGTAACGGCGGGGCAAATTCGAGATTTTCGGGGAGCCATGCAAGGTCGCACTGACAAGGGGTTATTGATCACAACTGGCACATTTACCAGAGATGCAATTAAGGAGGCAACCAGGGATGGCGCACCCCCGATTGACTTAATCGATGGTGAGCAACTAGTCCAACGCTTGAAAGAACTGGGACTTGGTGTCAAGATCACAATGATTGAGTCAGTAGAAGTTGACACAGCTTGGTTCGCAAAAATTTAA
- a CDS encoding SMI1/KNR4 family protein, with protein sequence MNGLIQRLDQWLQQNCPEYYAVLQPGVEQDLWSALEQSLGVALPGEFQQIYQWRNGEAMRRGQYERIGFWFPYNWMPHHSVLNARKTLNGLLDEGEFALENWWNTRWVPFFEFNNNYLCLDMAGCWTGQVGQVLEFWHEDCDRRILAPSFRQWLEALVVGLEQERLVYQVEAQQVVSTNENNTRTWLTAHLPNYPRYVEAGWTLAESTLPPTLAPFTPEQLTQIPAYWAKWLSCAQRTARITQSIIRTILERTYRLLGLECPAIHFAESPLQAVEMLLSQEDREDPDRSLADYFGEHLLYNYAKHLRHYQPSCPALEWPQDNLALQNLDLLNEQVMQQIEEQIDLSIQSFDGLGTFGFGYPDSALPRAFCLDSISMEWGVFADINISLRNWKYDPERWELFQALMWECGWIYPLKTVCVVCDRPTVIDLTADPPCIEFSDGFTATVVTNDGCYDEY encoded by the coding sequence ATGAATGGATTGATTCAGCGGTTAGACCAGTGGTTGCAACAAAACTGCCCCGAATACTACGCTGTCCTGCAACCAGGAGTCGAACAGGATCTCTGGTCGGCCTTGGAGCAGTCTCTGGGGGTAGCCCTGCCCGGTGAGTTCCAGCAGATTTATCAGTGGCGTAATGGGGAGGCTATGCGGCGTGGGCAGTATGAGCGAATCGGCTTCTGGTTTCCCTACAACTGGATGCCCCACCATAGTGTTCTCAACGCCCGCAAAACCCTGAACGGGCTGCTCGACGAGGGAGAGTTTGCCTTAGAGAACTGGTGGAACACCCGGTGGGTGCCCTTCTTTGAGTTCAATAACAATTACCTCTGCCTCGACATGGCGGGGTGCTGGACGGGGCAGGTGGGGCAGGTGTTGGAGTTCTGGCATGAGGATTGCGATCGCAGAATCCTGGCTCCCTCCTTTCGACAGTGGTTAGAGGCTTTGGTGGTAGGTCTGGAGCAGGAGCGACTGGTCTATCAGGTCGAAGCCCAACAGGTAGTTTCAACAAATGAGAACAACACCCGCACCTGGCTGACCGCCCACCTACCCAACTACCCCCGCTATGTCGAAGCCGGATGGACTCTGGCAGAAAGCACCTTACCGCCAACTTTAGCTCCCTTTACCCCAGAGCAACTGACCCAAATTCCTGCCTATTGGGCAAAGTGGTTGAGTTGCGCCCAGCGCACCGCCCGCATCACCCAATCCATCATCCGCACTATCCTGGAACGAACCTATCGCTTACTTGGGTTAGAATGCCCCGCTATTCACTTTGCAGAAAGCCCCCTACAAGCCGTAGAAATGCTGCTCTCGCAGGAAGATCGAGAAGACCCTGACCGTTCTCTGGCAGACTATTTTGGCGAGCATTTGCTTTATAACTATGCCAAACATCTGCGCCACTACCAGCCAAGCTGTCCGGCTCTGGAATGGCCCCAGGACAATCTAGCTCTGCAAAATCTGGATTTGCTAAATGAACAGGTAATGCAGCAGATCGAAGAGCAGATCGATCTATCCATACAATCGTTTGATGGGCTGGGAACATTTGGCTTTGGGTATCCAGATTCTGCCCTTCCGAGGGCTTTCTGTCTGGATAGCATCAGTATGGAATGGGGCGTTTTTGCGGATATTAATATCTCCCTGCGGAACTGGAAGTACGACCCGGAACGATGGGAGTTATTTCAGGCTCTAATGTGGGAATGTGGCTGGATTTATCCTCTGAAAACCGTTTGTGTCGTGTGCGATCGCCCTACTGTCATCGATCTGACTGCCGACCCACCCTGCATCGAGTTTTCCGATGGGTTTACTGCAACCGTCGTCACCAATGACGGTTGTTATGACGAGTACTGA
- a CDS encoding bleomycin resistance protein, with protein sequence MPSDQAIPILLSRDIPKSVDFYQKLGFENRYPVNPTTDYVILCRGSLEIHLSFFPEIVPSESHLACYLRVTHVDELFQAFQTLKLPAEGIPRLGSLEDKPWGMREFYVVDPDGNLLKIGQVIAG encoded by the coding sequence ATGCCGTCAGATCAGGCCATTCCTATCCTGCTGTCACGGGACATTCCTAAAAGTGTTGACTTCTATCAAAAGTTAGGATTTGAGAATCGTTATCCGGTCAATCCAACCACCGATTACGTTATTCTATGCCGGGGTTCCCTAGAAATTCATCTCTCTTTCTTTCCAGAAATTGTACCCTCAGAGTCGCATCTGGCCTGCTATTTACGAGTTACCCACGTAGATGAATTATTTCAAGCATTTCAAACCTTAAAACTACCCGCGGAAGGCATTCCTCGCCTCGGCTCCTTAGAAGATAAACCCTGGGGAATGCGGGAATTTTATGTCGTTGATCCAGATGGAAACTTACTAAAAATAGGGCAGGTGATTGCAGGGTGA
- a CDS encoding DUF6882 domain-containing protein, protein MNPEPPAYPILLARSLEELHFKTQAQEQLWLLGQCNWEVDQAQGSIRFTNPRGQIITAPVQIIGTYNTLDGTWLWGWEHPSVVPALQNHARALRDYGEAQGVDRLTTRKLHCSEPEAWELTALACCLCHAEGAYCGPAGTTLVFMTFGKTTISPGNG, encoded by the coding sequence ATGAACCCGGAACCACCCGCCTACCCCATCCTGCTGGCTCGCAGCCTGGAAGAACTACATTTCAAAACCCAGGCGCAGGAACAACTCTGGCTACTGGGACAATGCAACTGGGAGGTAGACCAGGCGCAGGGCAGCATCCGGTTCACCAACCCCAGAGGCCAGATCATCACCGCCCCAGTGCAAATCATCGGCACCTACAACACCCTGGATGGCACCTGGCTCTGGGGGTGGGAGCATCCCTCTGTAGTGCCCGCTCTCCAGAACCATGCCCGCGCTCTACGAGACTACGGCGAAGCCCAGGGCGTAGACCGATTGACCACGCGCAAACTGCACTGTTCAGAACCGGAAGCTTGGGAACTCACTGCCCTTGCCTGCTGCCTCTGCCATGCCGAGGGTGCCTATTGTGGTCCGGCGGGCACCACCCTCGTTTTCATGACCTTTGGCAAAACCACCATCAGTCCGGGGAATGGATAG